CTGCGCGTGCTTTTCAAGCGAGATCATATCCAGGTAGCCGACGGGATCGAGAACGGTGACTGCGGCTTCCAGTTTTGCCAACAAGTCGATCCGAGCCAAGGCCTGCCGTGTCCTCGGATGGAGGGGCACCACCACCCGCATCTCCCCCGCGACCTCCGCCAAGGCCTCCACGATGGCCCGCAATCGATCGGGCGCGTCGGTGTTCTCGGCGCGGTGAACGGTGACGAGACAATATTCTCCCGGCTTCAGCCCCAATATGGACAGGATCGCACTCTTGGCCGTGGCCCGCTCCGCATAGTAGAGCGCGGCGTCGTACATGACGTCCCCCACCAGCTTGATCGCCGACCCCGGAACTCCCTCGCAGCGCAGATGCTCGACCGCGGTCGTCGTCGGCGCGAACAGGATCGTCGATAGGTGATCAGTCACGATTCGGTTGATCTCCTCCGGCATCCGGCGGTTGAACGACCGGAGTCCGGCTTCGACATGGGCGACGGGAATGTGCAACTTGGCCGCCGCCAGAGCTCCCGCAAGCGTAGAGTTGGTGTCTCCGTACACCAACACTCGGTCCGGCTGCGCCTTCACCATCAAGGACTCGATCGCCTCCAGCATGCGCGCGGTCTGCACGCCCTGACTGTGAGACCCGATCCCGAGATGATGGTCCGGAGCGGCAATGCCGAGCTCGTCGAAAAAGACCGCCGACATGTTGTCATCGTAGTGCTGGCCCGTATGGACCAGTGTTTCGTGCAGCACGGACGACCGCCGAAGCGCCCGGGATACCACCGCCGCCTTGATGAACTGCGGGCGGGCGCCCACAATGGACATCACATTCATCCGACAACCTGACCAAGAATACGGAGGAGAAGCGGCGTGTGGGAATGGCTCGGGCGACTCGGTGCCTTCATCCCGCGGCCTTCATACCGTCAGGTCCGGCATATGCGGGCGATGCTTGCGGATGCACTGCTCGATCCACGGCAGATTGGCTCGTGTCCACTCGATGGTTCGCTCGAGGCCCCGCTTGATCGGTTCCTGCGCCAGGAAGCCCAATCGGAGACGCGCCTTCTCGACGCTGCCGTACCGTTTTCCGGAAAGATCCCAGGAGCGCGTCGGACCGAGTTCCACCGGAACCGGATTCCCAGTCAGGTCGTTGACCAGCTTGGCCAATTCTCCGATGGAGATTTCCACCCCGCTCGCCAGGTTAAACACCTCACCGGGGTCGGCATGCGAGGCACAGCGCACCAGGCCTTCCACGATGTCGTCCACGAAAATGAAATCGCGCGTGGCCACTCCTCCGTTTTCCACGATGAGCGGCATCCGCCGAATGGCGCGAAAGATGAAGCTCGGCGTGACATTGCGCCAGACGGTGGCTGGGGTTCCCCTCCATCGCCCGGCACCGAGCACTTCCCCGGGACCATACACGTTCTGAAATCGCGCCTTCACCACCGGCAACCCGTATTGCTTGAAGTAATAGTTGCCGTAGAGTTCCCCGATGATCTTTGAAATCTGGTAGGGGCTGTCCAGATACAGCGAAACCGGCGCCTCTTCCGTCGTAGCTCTCGCCTGATCGAACGTCTTCTCCGCCACCGTGCATCCGGACGACGCATAGACGACCTTTATCAGCCGGCGGTGATTCTTGATCCAGTCGAACAGCTTGAGGGTCGTCAACGTATTATTGGCGTGGTCGGCTAAAGGGTCGTGAATGGAGCTTTGGTTGCCGTGATAGGTGGCCAAATGAAACACATAGTCGAACTCGTCGGTCACCTGCTTCAGTACGGCATCATCAGCGATCGATCCCTCGATGAAGACTACCGCTGAATGATCGGGCAGATTTTCGCGCTCCGCAGAGAGAAGATTGTCGACGACCACGACCCGACCCACCCCTTCGCTTAGGAGCCGCCTGACGAGGTTGCTGCCCACAAACCCTGCACCGCCGACCACCAACACGTCCTTCTTGTTCCATACATTCATCGAATTCCTCCTCACAAGCCGGCCTCCGCCGACGCACGGAAACCGCTATCCCTTGCTCTCCAGCGGCTTCAGGTGGGTATAGGTCTGCGCGATCCCGAATTTCTTGTACCACTCGATGGCGGCCAGCACCCCCGGCTCCAGCTCCGTGGAGGTCCGCCATCCGAAATCCCGGTTGGTCTTGGAGGGATCCAGCAGAATCGTAAAGGCATCGTCCGGATTGCGAGGCCTGATCTCGACCTCCTTCTCCAACTTGACGCCCAGCGCCTTCACCGTCGCATCGAAGAGTTCCTTGATCGAAAAGTCGGAACCGGACGAGATGTGGTAAGCGCCCTTTTCCCCTTTCCCGTGTAAAGCCCGCATCACCACCTCAATGAGGTCCGTGATATAGATAAAATCGCGGCGCGTATCCATCACGAAGGAGGGCTTCCCGTTCGTCAGGCGATGATAGAACGTGGGAAGCGGCCCGCTGAGATTTCTGGGCCCGTACGCGTTGGCCAAGCGAAAGGAAATCGCATCCAGCCCGCTCAACATCACGTAGTGCTCACCGGCCGTCTTGCTGATGGCGTAGCTGCTGCCGTCCGGCCGCAGGGGATGGCCGAGCGTAATCGGTTGTTCCAGCGGCCGCAAGCCGTAGCACAGTGCGGTCTGGAAGTAGATCAATCGCCGCACCTCGGCAGTCTTCGACGCCCGCACGATATTGGCGGTCCCCGCCACGTTCGTCAGGGCGTCTTCGGTCCAGTTGTCCGGATCCTTGTACGCGGCCGCCGCATGCACGACGTGCGAAGGCCGGAACGACCCAAACGCGCGGGCGACCAGATCCGCATCGGCGATGGTGCCTTCGATGACGGTCAGGCGCGGATGCGCCGCCAGGTTATCCCGCCGTCCGGTCGCGTAATTATCGATCACGCAGACCTCTGCTCCGTCGGCCACGAGGCGATCGGCAAGATGGGAGCCGATGAATCCGGCCCCGCCGGTGATCAGCACTTTCATGAAGGCACCTCCGCGTTCAAGAGTTGTCGGAAATGAGCCGCCCGATCGTGGAACGTTTGCTGCCAGATCTCCAGGCACAGCAGGCCCCAGAGTTTCCGGCCGAATCTCGGCTCCCGTCCCAGACCGTCGATGACCCGCCGGTTGTCGACCAACGGACGGGTCGCCGCCTTGGAGGAACTCAGCACATCAAGCACAAAGTTACGCACCTGACCGGGTTGCCGCAACCAGTCCTGCAAGGGCACGGGGAATCCCATTTTGTCCGTCCGGTTCACGATGGCCTCGGGCAGCACACGAGCCAAGGCATTCTTGAACACGTGCTTCAGCCGGCCGTCCTTGAACTTGATGTTGGATGGAATCGTGGCGGCCAGTTCGACCAGGGGATGGTCGAGCAGCGGCACCCGCGATTCCAGTCCGTGCGCCATGCTCACGCGATCCTCGACATGCAGCAGCGCCGGCAACAGCGTTTTGAAATCAAAATGGGTCATTCGATCGAAATAAGATTCTTTCCGGACATTCCTGCCTTGAAAGATGTCCCGGAATGTTTCGAACGGCGAGAATCGATCCAGCGCCACCCAGTTGATTTCGTCGCCAAGATCCGGCGCCCGGTTGATCAGCCGAAAATACCGCCGATCCAGGTCTTCGAACAATCCCTCTTTCCAAAACTCCTGCAGCAGCGGCTTATAGCTTCGCAGGACCGCCAGGTTGGGGATGATGGATTCGTACGTCACGATAAAGCTGCCGGAGTGCATGGTCCCATCGATGGCGGCCTTGATACACTGCTCGAAGTAGGCGATCAGATAACGCGCGTACCCGCCGAAGATCTCATCGCCGCCCTGCCCTCCCAGAGCCACTTTGCGGTACTGGCTGGCCAGTCTTGAGACCATGAACTGCGGAAAACTCCCCGGCCCAGCCACTGGGAAGTCCAAGTGGTAGATCACGTTCTGGAGTTCGTCGACGAAATCCCGATCCGAGATGTCGATTTCGTGCAGCTCGAATGATCGAAACCGCGAGAGCTCACGAGCATACCGACTCTCATCGTAAGCGTCTCCACCTGAGAATTTTCCAGTAAATCCTTTGAACCCCTCTCCCTGGTGCAGGGCCGCCAGCGACGCCACGATGCTGGAATCCAGGCCGCCGCTCACGTAGGCCCCTACGGGAACGTTGCTCCGCAGGTGCAGCGCGACGGATTCGTCGAGCAAGGCGTGGATGCGCTCCTCGAAGTACCGTTCGGTATGCAGGAAATCGGGGTGATAATAAATCTCCCAGTATTGCTCCACGCGGAACGCCCCGTTGCGGACGATCAGGGAATGTCCCGGGGACAGCTCGCGTATTCCCTTGAACAGGGTCTTGTCCCCCAAACACAACTGGAATGAGAGATACTCCTTGAATGCCTCCAGATCGGTGTCGATCTCCAAGGAGAAAGGCAGGAGTGCCTTGACCTCCGAGGCAAAATACAGCACGTCATCGGCGATGCAGTAATAGAAAGGCTTGATGCCGAACCGATCCCGGGCGCAGAACAGCGTCTGAGTCGCTTCGTCCCAGAGCGCAAAGGAGAACATCCCTCGAAACTTCAGAAGGCATTCGCGGCCCCACCGGCGGTAGGCATGCAGAATCACCTCGGTATCGGATTGGGTTCGGAAGTGTTCCTCTCCCAACTCTTTGCGCAGCTCGAGGTAGTTGTAGATTTCCCCGTTATAGGTGATCCAGTTGCCGCCGGCGTCGCGCATCGGCTGCTGGCCGGTTTGCAGATCGATGATGCTGAGCCGGCGATGCGCGAATCCTACGGTCCCACTGGGATGCTCCCACTTGCCGTCGCCATCCGGCCCGCGATGACGAATGAGGTCGTTCATCAATCCGAGGCGCTTCCCCAATTCCGGAATGCGTTCGCGCTGAAGCTGAATGCTACCGGCAATTCCGCACATCGATCCCCCCTCTACCCCTCGATCATCATTCGCCGCGAGTGAGCTCAATCATGTTGGTGAAGATCCGCTGTCCCCGATCGCCTACGCCGACCCCGATCGACACCAACGGTCCCACCCGGCAGGATATATAGACGCCGATGGGCGAGTGATCCCACAATACGCGTTTCAGTCGTCCATCGATCAAGGCGTTGCAGATCTCGGACCACCGGTCGTCCGGCGACTGCGTCAGGGTTGCCGCGGACCCATCGAATTCGTCCTGGGATGGATCAGTTGGGACACTCGTGAAGGACACCTCTCCCTCCTCCAACTTCACGTCTGCACGCACCCGAAAGGGCCGGCGCACCGAGGGTCTCTCACGATAGGCTATTTGTAAGGCCCGCCACAAGAGTACCTCTTTTAGCAACCCCTTAAGAGAAACAGTCGTCCTCCGCTGACCTCCGCGCAGATAACTCAGGACGACTCTTCGGAGCGGCGCGCTGCCGCCCAAGGCGCGCAGCACGAGCAACGCTTCGCCGTGGGACCCCGCCATGATTTCAGAGAGGAATGTCCCGATTCGCCCCTGGAGGCGAGAGGGCCGATAGTCTTCCAGACATCGGCAGGCGAGGGTCACCCGGATTCGGACGTGCCGCTCGGCCCGGGTGCCCCGCGCCGCGGCGCGAGCGCCCGCCCCTTGTCTCCGCTCGGCCGCCACATGTCCGACTTTCGGCCACGAATCCACCAGATCGTCGAACTGACCGATGAACGTCCGATAGCTGTATCGTCCCGACGCCACGATGTCGTCGTAGGCTCGCGTCGTCATCTCGCGCAGAAACTCTCCGTCGCGAA
The DNA window shown above is from Nitrospira tepida and carries:
- the wecB gene encoding non-hydrolyzing UDP-N-acetylglucosamine 2-epimerase, with amino-acid sequence MNVMSIVGARPQFIKAAVVSRALRRSSVLHETLVHTGQHYDDNMSAVFFDELGIAAPDHHLGIGSHSQGVQTARMLEAIESLMVKAQPDRVLVYGDTNSTLAGALAAAKLHIPVAHVEAGLRSFNRRMPEEINRIVTDHLSTILFAPTTTAVEHLRCEGVPGSAIKLVGDVMYDAALYYAERATAKSAILSILGLKPGEYCLVTVHRAENTDAPDRLRAIVEALAEVAGEMRVVVPLHPRTRQALARIDLLAKLEAAVTVLDPVGYLDMISLEKHAQVIATDSGGVQKEAFFYRVPCVTLRDETEWVELLDLGWNRLAPPSSPACIRNALLAPDLRARGRQAPVDLYGGGEAVARIVACLEVAEGWSRPSGRRREDLF
- a CDS encoding NAD-dependent epimerase/dehydratase family protein, which gives rise to MNVWNKKDVLVVGGAGFVGSNLVRRLLSEGVGRVVVVDNLLSAERENLPDHSAVVFIEGSIADDAVLKQVTDEFDYVFHLATYHGNQSSIHDPLADHANNTLTTLKLFDWIKNHRRLIKVVYASSGCTVAEKTFDQARATTEEAPVSLYLDSPYQISKIIGELYGNYYFKQYGLPVVKARFQNVYGPGEVLGAGRWRGTPATVWRNVTPSFIFRAIRRMPLIVENGGVATRDFIFVDDIVEGLVRCASHADPGEVFNLASGVEISIGELAKLVNDLTGNPVPVELGPTRSWDLSGKRYGSVEKARLRLGFLAQEPIKRGLERTIEWTRANLPWIEQCIRKHRPHMPDLTV
- a CDS encoding NAD-dependent epimerase/dehydratase family protein; the encoded protein is MKVLITGGAGFIGSHLADRLVADGAEVCVIDNYATGRRDNLAAHPRLTVIEGTIADADLVARAFGSFRPSHVVHAAAAYKDPDNWTEDALTNVAGTANIVRASKTAEVRRLIYFQTALCYGLRPLEQPITLGHPLRPDGSSYAISKTAGEHYVMLSGLDAISFRLANAYGPRNLSGPLPTFYHRLTNGKPSFVMDTRRDFIYITDLIEVVMRALHGKGEKGAYHISSGSDFSIKELFDATVKALGVKLEKEVEIRPRNPDDAFTILLDPSKTNRDFGWRTSTELEPGVLAAIEWYKKFGIAQTYTHLKPLESKG
- the asnB gene encoding asparagine synthase (glutamine-hydrolyzing) produces the protein MCGIAGSIQLQRERIPELGKRLGLMNDLIRHRGPDGDGKWEHPSGTVGFAHRRLSIIDLQTGQQPMRDAGGNWITYNGEIYNYLELRKELGEEHFRTQSDTEVILHAYRRWGRECLLKFRGMFSFALWDEATQTLFCARDRFGIKPFYYCIADDVLYFASEVKALLPFSLEIDTDLEAFKEYLSFQLCLGDKTLFKGIRELSPGHSLIVRNGAFRVEQYWEIYYHPDFLHTERYFEERIHALLDESVALHLRSNVPVGAYVSGGLDSSIVASLAALHQGEGFKGFTGKFSGGDAYDESRYARELSRFRSFELHEIDISDRDFVDELQNVIYHLDFPVAGPGSFPQFMVSRLASQYRKVALGGQGGDEIFGGYARYLIAYFEQCIKAAIDGTMHSGSFIVTYESIIPNLAVLRSYKPLLQEFWKEGLFEDLDRRYFRLINRAPDLGDEINWVALDRFSPFETFRDIFQGRNVRKESYFDRMTHFDFKTLLPALLHVEDRVSMAHGLESRVPLLDHPLVELAATIPSNIKFKDGRLKHVFKNALARVLPEAIVNRTDKMGFPVPLQDWLRQPGQVRNFVLDVLSSSKAATRPLVDNRRVIDGLGREPRFGRKLWGLLCLEIWQQTFHDRAAHFRQLLNAEVPS